From the Lathyrus oleraceus cultivar Zhongwan6 chromosome 4, CAAS_Psat_ZW6_1.0, whole genome shotgun sequence genome, one window contains:
- the LOC127137792 gene encoding uncharacterized protein LOC127137792, which translates to MNVASWDALNATYIHNPATRYFHRVLGHTVFGRVNNHKVNSKELFFLHCVFTPVTFNATPFLLANIQVACMRGSTTFCFGGIITSIALGLNLGDRLANLPALPAEFLNIDYCRSSHLIKARDDRKYHPVVRNKIVRSIIMPNRNHTDPQNMANWIFDQNAPETNEGDPNNGVDEVEEELDREMPHPPLEYAAETSSQGHRRNERRPATIEYIYTEMLRHNQRMEERQTEMMQTIQQIQRDHHDYANWHDQGMVELSEEMSALTHRIDSIQEYTQHVGLDPTQRGRSEPARARARACRAQRCDDE; encoded by the coding sequence ATGAACGTCGCAAGCTGGGATGCACTCAATGCAACTTACATCCACAACCCAGCTACAAGATATTTCCACCGAGTCTTAGGGCACACGGTTTTCGGAAGAGTCAACAATCACAAGGTAAACTCTAAGGAGCTCTTCTTTCTTCACTGTGTGTTCACCCCGGTGACGTTCAATGCCACCCCATTCCTATTGGCCAACATACAGGTTGCATGCATGAGAGGCAGCACAACGTTCTGTTTTGGAggaatcatcacctccatagcattAGGACTGAATCTGGGGGATAGGCTCGCCAACTTACCCGCCTTGCCAGCTGAGTTCCTTAACATTGACTATTGTCGTTCCTCACATCTCATCAAGGCCAGAGACGACAGGAAGTACCATCCCGTGGTTAGGAACAAGATAGTTCGAAGCATCATTATGCCCAACAGGAACCATACAGATCCGCAGAATATGGCGAATTGGATTTTTGATCAGAACGCTCCTGAGACCAATGAAGGAGATCCTAATAATGGAGTAGATGAAGTCGAAGAGGAACTTGACCGAGAAATGCCACATCCACCTCTTGAGTATGCTGCAGAGACATCTTCCCAAGGCCATCGAAGAAATGAGCGACGACCCGCCACCATCGAATACATCTACACTGAGATGTTACGACACAACCAGAGGATGGAGGAGCGCCAAACAGAAATGATGCAAACGATCCAGCAGATACAGAGGGATCATCATGACTATGCGAACTGGCACGACCAGGGGATGGTGGAACTTTCCGAAGAGATGAGTGCCCTGACACATCGCATTGATTCCATCCAGGAGTACACTCAGCATGTGGGGTTGGATCCTACCCAGCGTGGAAGAAGTGAGCCTGCACGAGCAAGAGCTAGAGCGTGCAGAGCCCAACGTTGTGATGACGAGTAG